Proteins found in one Numida meleagris isolate 19003 breed g44 Domestic line chromosome 25, NumMel1.0, whole genome shotgun sequence genomic segment:
- the AMPD1 gene encoding AMP deaminase 1 isoform X1 — MPLPCMQPRSWGCLPEAFPPGRRKRMLSLKTIALAVPLAQKTTTGLSTIDEVISTSPLYQTVPDFQRVQITGDYASGVTVEDFEVVCKGLYRALSIREKYMQKSLQRFPRTPSQYLRAIEGEVWRASDTGPVFTPPVKDGQDPFETANLPEDLGYHVQMKDGIVYIYGDKAAAGRNEPKDLPYPCLEHFVDDMNFLLALIAQGPVKTYTHRRLKFLSYKFQVHEMLNEMEEMKELKNNPHRDFYNCRKVDTHIHAAACMNQKHLLRFIKKSYRVDADRVVYDAKGEKLTLKQLFQKLNLHPYDLTVDSLDVHAGRQTFQRFDKFNAKYNPVGASELRDLYLKTENTINGEYFATIIKEVGSDLEDAKYQHAEPRLSIYGRSAEEWAKLANWFNRHRVYSPNMKWMIQVPRIYDVFRSRNFLPHFGKMLENIFVPVFEATVNPQAHKELSVFLRHITGFDSVDDESKHSGHMFSTKSPKPEQWTSAKNPSYTYYVYYMYANILVLNNLRRQRGMNTFLFRPHCGEAGAITHLLAAFMTADNISHGLNLKKSPVLQYLYFLAQIPIAMSPLSNNSLFLEYAKNPLLDFHQKGLMVSLSTDDPMQFHYTKEPLMEEYAIAAQVFKLSTCDMCEIARNSVLQCGLSHEEKAKFLGEHYQEEGPQGNDVRKTNVAQIRMAYRYETWCYELNLIAEGLKAE, encoded by the exons ATGCCCTTGCCCTGTATGCAGCCAAGGAGTTGGGGCTGCTTGCCTGAGGCTTTTCCTCCCGGCAGGAGGAAGCGCATGCTCAGCCTGAAGACAATTGCACTGGCAGTCCCTTTGGCTCAGAAGACTACGACCGGATTGTCCACTATCGATGAGGTCATCTCTACCTCCCCCCTGTACCAAACGGTGCCTGACTTCCAGAGGGTACAGATCACAGGGGATTATGCCTCTGGG GTGACAGTTGAAGATTTTGAAGTTGTCTGCAAAGGCCTGTACCGTGCCTTGTCCATCCGGGAGAAATACATGCAGAAGTCATTGCAGAGGTTTCCCAGGACCCCATCACAGTACCTGCGTGCTATTGAAGGCGAGGTCTGGAGGGCAAGTGACACGGGCCCAG TGTTCACCCCGCCAGTGAAGGACGGACAGGATCCCTTTGAAACTGCGAATCTCCCTGAGGACCTGGGATACCACGTCCAGATGAAGGATGGGATAGTTTACATCTATGGTGacaaggcagcagctggaagaaatgaGCCTAAGGACCTGCCTTACCCCTGCCTCGAGCATTTTGTTGATGACATGAACTTCCTCTTGGCCCTGATTGCACAGGGGCCTGT taagACCTATACTCATCGACGCCTAAAGTTCCTCTCGTACAAGTTCCAAGTGCACGAAATGCTAAATGAGATGGAGGAGATGAAAGAGCTGAAGAACAACCCCCATCGGGATTTCTACAACTGCCGTAAG GTGGATACACACATCCATGCTGCAGCCTGCATGAACCAGAAGCACCTTCTGCGTTTCATCAAGAAGTCATACCGTGTGGATGCTGACCGAGTAGTTTACGATGCCAAGGGTGAAAAGCTCACTCTGAAACAACTTTTTCAGAAGCTCAATCTGCACCCATATGACTTGACAGTGGATTCCCTGGATGTCCATGCT GGGCGGCAGACGTTTCAGCGCTTTGACAAATTCAATGCTAAGTACAACCCCGTGGGTGCCAGTGAACTGCGTGACCTCTacctgaagacagaaaacactATCAATGGTGAATACTTTGCCACCATCATCAAG GAGGTTGGCTCTGATCTGGAGGATGCCAAGTACCAGCATGCGGAGCCTCGCCTCTCAATCTATGGGCGATCAGCTGAGGAGTGGGCCAAGCTAGCCAACTGGTTCAACAGACATCGGGTCTACTCCCCCAATATGAAATGGATGATCCAAGTACCCAGGATTTA TGATGTGTTCAGATCTCGGAATTTCCTCCCACACTTTGGGAAGATGTTAGAAAATATCTTTGTTCCTGTGTTTGAGGCAACTGTCAATCCTCAAGCCCACAAAGAGCTGAGTGTGTTTCTACGTCAC ATCACTGGCTTTGACAGCGTGGATGATGAATCCAAGCACAGCGGACACATGTTCTCCACTAAAAGTCCAAAGCCAGAGCAGTGGACTTCTGCGAAGAATCCATCCTATACCTACTACGTATACTATATGTATGCCAACATCCTGGTGCTTAACAACCTGCGCAG GCAGCGTGGTATGAACACGTTCCTCTTCCGTCCGCACTGTGGGGAAGCTGGGGCCATCACACACCTGCTTGCAGCCTTCATGACAGCAGATAACATCTCCCATGGTCTCAACCTCAAGAAG AGTCCGGTGCTGCAGTATCTGTACTTCCTTGCCCAAATTCCCATCGCTATGTCCCCCCTCAGCAACAACAGCCTCTTCCTAGAGTACGCGAAGAATCCACTGCTTGACTTCCACCAGAAAGGCCTTATGGTGTCCCTTTCCACCGATGACCCCATGCAGTTTCATTACACCAAG GAGCCCCTGATGGAGGAGTATGCCATCGCTGCCCAGGTCTTCAAACTCAGCACCTGTGACATGTGTGAGATTGCCAGGAACAGCGTGCTGCAGTGCGGGCTGTCCCACGAG GAGAAAGCCAAGTTCCTGGGTGAACACTACCAGGAGGAGGGGCCCCAAGGAAACGACGTCCGTAAGACCAACGTGGCTCAGATCCGCATGGCCTATCGCTACGAGACGTGGTGTTACGAACTCAACCTCATCGCGGAGGGCCTGAAAGCCGAGTAG
- the AMPD1 gene encoding AMP deaminase 1 isoform X2, producing MRTHMMLQESSSATEKRRKRMLSLKTIALAVPLAQKTTTGLSTIDEVISTSPLYQTVPDFQRVQITGDYASGVTVEDFEVVCKGLYRALSIREKYMQKSLQRFPRTPSQYLRAIEGEVWRASDTGPVFTPPVKDGQDPFETANLPEDLGYHVQMKDGIVYIYGDKAAAGRNEPKDLPYPCLEHFVDDMNFLLALIAQGPVKTYTHRRLKFLSYKFQVHEMLNEMEEMKELKNNPHRDFYNCRKVDTHIHAAACMNQKHLLRFIKKSYRVDADRVVYDAKGEKLTLKQLFQKLNLHPYDLTVDSLDVHAGRQTFQRFDKFNAKYNPVGASELRDLYLKTENTINGEYFATIIKEVGSDLEDAKYQHAEPRLSIYGRSAEEWAKLANWFNRHRVYSPNMKWMIQVPRIYDVFRSRNFLPHFGKMLENIFVPVFEATVNPQAHKELSVFLRHITGFDSVDDESKHSGHMFSTKSPKPEQWTSAKNPSYTYYVYYMYANILVLNNLRRQRGMNTFLFRPHCGEAGAITHLLAAFMTADNISHGLNLKKSPVLQYLYFLAQIPIAMSPLSNNSLFLEYAKNPLLDFHQKGLMVSLSTDDPMQFHYTKEPLMEEYAIAAQVFKLSTCDMCEIARNSVLQCGLSHEEKAKFLGEHYQEEGPQGNDVRKTNVAQIRMAYRYETWCYELNLIAEGLKAE from the exons ATGAGAACACACATGATGCTTCAGGAGAGTTCCTCCGCAACAGAAAAGCG GAGGAAGCGCATGCTCAGCCTGAAGACAATTGCACTGGCAGTCCCTTTGGCTCAGAAGACTACGACCGGATTGTCCACTATCGATGAGGTCATCTCTACCTCCCCCCTGTACCAAACGGTGCCTGACTTCCAGAGGGTACAGATCACAGGGGATTATGCCTCTGGG GTGACAGTTGAAGATTTTGAAGTTGTCTGCAAAGGCCTGTACCGTGCCTTGTCCATCCGGGAGAAATACATGCAGAAGTCATTGCAGAGGTTTCCCAGGACCCCATCACAGTACCTGCGTGCTATTGAAGGCGAGGTCTGGAGGGCAAGTGACACGGGCCCAG TGTTCACCCCGCCAGTGAAGGACGGACAGGATCCCTTTGAAACTGCGAATCTCCCTGAGGACCTGGGATACCACGTCCAGATGAAGGATGGGATAGTTTACATCTATGGTGacaaggcagcagctggaagaaatgaGCCTAAGGACCTGCCTTACCCCTGCCTCGAGCATTTTGTTGATGACATGAACTTCCTCTTGGCCCTGATTGCACAGGGGCCTGT taagACCTATACTCATCGACGCCTAAAGTTCCTCTCGTACAAGTTCCAAGTGCACGAAATGCTAAATGAGATGGAGGAGATGAAAGAGCTGAAGAACAACCCCCATCGGGATTTCTACAACTGCCGTAAG GTGGATACACACATCCATGCTGCAGCCTGCATGAACCAGAAGCACCTTCTGCGTTTCATCAAGAAGTCATACCGTGTGGATGCTGACCGAGTAGTTTACGATGCCAAGGGTGAAAAGCTCACTCTGAAACAACTTTTTCAGAAGCTCAATCTGCACCCATATGACTTGACAGTGGATTCCCTGGATGTCCATGCT GGGCGGCAGACGTTTCAGCGCTTTGACAAATTCAATGCTAAGTACAACCCCGTGGGTGCCAGTGAACTGCGTGACCTCTacctgaagacagaaaacactATCAATGGTGAATACTTTGCCACCATCATCAAG GAGGTTGGCTCTGATCTGGAGGATGCCAAGTACCAGCATGCGGAGCCTCGCCTCTCAATCTATGGGCGATCAGCTGAGGAGTGGGCCAAGCTAGCCAACTGGTTCAACAGACATCGGGTCTACTCCCCCAATATGAAATGGATGATCCAAGTACCCAGGATTTA TGATGTGTTCAGATCTCGGAATTTCCTCCCACACTTTGGGAAGATGTTAGAAAATATCTTTGTTCCTGTGTTTGAGGCAACTGTCAATCCTCAAGCCCACAAAGAGCTGAGTGTGTTTCTACGTCAC ATCACTGGCTTTGACAGCGTGGATGATGAATCCAAGCACAGCGGACACATGTTCTCCACTAAAAGTCCAAAGCCAGAGCAGTGGACTTCTGCGAAGAATCCATCCTATACCTACTACGTATACTATATGTATGCCAACATCCTGGTGCTTAACAACCTGCGCAG GCAGCGTGGTATGAACACGTTCCTCTTCCGTCCGCACTGTGGGGAAGCTGGGGCCATCACACACCTGCTTGCAGCCTTCATGACAGCAGATAACATCTCCCATGGTCTCAACCTCAAGAAG AGTCCGGTGCTGCAGTATCTGTACTTCCTTGCCCAAATTCCCATCGCTATGTCCCCCCTCAGCAACAACAGCCTCTTCCTAGAGTACGCGAAGAATCCACTGCTTGACTTCCACCAGAAAGGCCTTATGGTGTCCCTTTCCACCGATGACCCCATGCAGTTTCATTACACCAAG GAGCCCCTGATGGAGGAGTATGCCATCGCTGCCCAGGTCTTCAAACTCAGCACCTGTGACATGTGTGAGATTGCCAGGAACAGCGTGCTGCAGTGCGGGCTGTCCCACGAG GAGAAAGCCAAGTTCCTGGGTGAACACTACCAGGAGGAGGGGCCCCAAGGAAACGACGTCCGTAAGACCAACGTGGCTCAGATCCGCATGGCCTATCGCTACGAGACGTGGTGTTACGAACTCAACCTCATCGCGGAGGGCCTGAAAGCCGAGTAG